One Nymphaea colorata isolate Beijing-Zhang1983 unplaced genomic scaffold, ASM883128v2 scaffold0594, whole genome shotgun sequence genomic region harbors:
- the LOC116245233 gene encoding LOW QUALITY PROTEIN: 26S proteasome regulatory subunit 8 homolog A-like (The sequence of the model RefSeq protein was modified relative to this genomic sequence to represent the inferred CDS: substituted 4 bases at 4 genomic stop codons), with product MTEGVSLKKYYLAQIQKREAEINEKIQNIKRLXAQRFELNSNGTLHALQENYSYVGEVVKVMGKNRVLVKLSHEGKYVVTVDKAIKIEDIKPNLRVAVRSDNYILHKILPTKVDPLVSLMKVEKVPDSTYDMIGGLDQQVKEVKEVIELPIKHPEIFESLGIAQPKGVLMYGPPGTGKTLLARAIAHHTDCTFIRVSGSXLVQKYIGEGARMVRELFVMARQHSPCIIFIDEVDSIGGSRMEGQRGDSEVQRTMLELLNQLDGFETTQTIKIIMATNRIDILDPALLRPGRIDRKIEFPNPTVXSRMEILKIHSRKMNLMRGIDLKRIAEKMSGASGAXTKAVCTEAGMFALRERRIHVTQEDFEMAVAKVMKKDIENNLAIRRAWK from the exons atgacAGAAGGCGTGAGTCTGAAGAAGTACTATCTGGCGCAGATCCAAAAGCGCGAGGCTGAGATCAACGAGAAGATCCAAAACATCAAGCGGCTGTAGGCTCAGCggttcgagctcaactcaaacgGTACC CTGCACGCGCTGCAGGAGAACTACTCCTACGTGGGAGAGGTGGTGAAGGTGATGGGCAAGAACCGCGTGCTGGTCAAGCTCAGCCACGAGGGCAAGTACGTGGTGACTGTCGACAAGGCCATCAAGATCGAGGACATCAAGCCCAACCTCAGAGTGGCCGTCCGCTCAGACAACTACATCCTCCACAAGATCCTCCCCACCAAGGTCGACCCCCTCGTCTCCCTCATGAAGGTCGAAAAAGTGCCAGACTCCACCTACGACATGATTGGAGGCCTCGACCAGCAGGTCAAGGAAGTCAAGGAAGTCATCGAACTCCCCATCAAGCACCCTGAAATCTTCGAATCGCTCGGCATCGCCCAGCCCAAGGGAGTCCTCATGTACGGTCCCCCTGGAACCGGCAAGACGCTTCTCGCCAGAGCCATCGCCCACCACACCGACTGCACCTTCATCAGGGTGTCTGGCTCGTAGCTGGTGCAAAAGTACATTGGAGAGGGCGCCAGGATGGTCAGGGAGCTCTTCGTGATGGCCAGGCAGCACTCGCCCTGCATCATCTTCATCGACGAGGTCGACTCCATCGGCGGCTCCCGCATGGAGGGACAGCGCGGAGACTCCGAAGTGCAGCGCACCATGTTGGAGCTGCTCAACCAGCTCGACGGCTTCGAGACCACCCAGACCATCAAGATCATCATGGCCACCAACCGAATCGACATCCTCGATCCCGCACTCCTGAGGCCTGGTCGCATCGACCGCAAAATCGAGTTCCCCAACCCCACGGTGTAATCGCGCATGGAGATCCTGAAGATCCACTCGAGGAAGATGAACCTGATGCGAGGCATCGACCTGAAGCGGATCGCTGAGAAGATGAGCGGCGCTTCAGGCGCGTAGACGAAGGCGGTGTGCACTGAAGCTGGGATGTTCGCTCTCCGCGAGAGGCGCATCCACGTGACGCAGGAGGACTTCGAGATGGCGGTGGCGAAGGTGATGAAGAAGGATATCGAGAATAATCTTGCCATCAGAAGGGCCTGGAAATGA